A single window of Leeuwenhoekiella sp. MAR_2009_132 DNA harbors:
- a CDS encoding 2TM domain-containing protein: MTNFLKELGKAVIVGIAIYIVFLIIHLGGGNALLFNRTLAEDFAQSMVYSVVLYLLNMSVFKYYYGKNLNNLYSYKHQIKAIAASLVVTVFGIFLIRMFLKSVTQEIDLIKFVQEESYSGYWMPLFIALVCNLIFYFFFYYRYKKDRQVKEQKIIAGTASAQFDALKNQLDPHFLFNSLNVLTSLIEENPQQAQKFTTSLSKVYRYVLEQKNKELISLEEELAFAKTYMTLLKMRYEDSIVFTMPQHVINPDAKVVPLALQLLLENAVKHNVVSDQHKLHITIKEVGNYLIVKNNLQPKKIMSKSSGVGLINIKQRYALLTSRTVQINTTETAFIIEIPTLTHQLKQPVMNTEYYLSEKKYAMAKEHVEKLKGFYINFGLYCLIIPILIVLNLYSGSFPWAIFPALGWGLGVFFHGADVFNWNFLLGKSWEDRKIKQLMDQQKRK, from the coding sequence ATGACCAATTTTTTAAAGGAATTAGGAAAAGCTGTTATAGTAGGAATCGCTATCTATATTGTCTTTTTAATCATTCATCTAGGAGGCGGAAATGCCTTGTTATTTAATAGAACACTAGCTGAAGATTTTGCACAAAGTATGGTGTATTCAGTGGTGTTGTATCTACTTAATATGAGTGTTTTTAAATATTACTATGGTAAAAATTTAAACAATTTGTACTCGTATAAGCATCAAATTAAAGCCATCGCGGCAAGTCTTGTAGTTACTGTTTTTGGTATTTTTTTAATACGTATGTTTCTTAAGTCTGTAACACAGGAAATAGATCTTATAAAATTTGTGCAGGAAGAGTCTTATTCAGGATATTGGATGCCTCTTTTTATCGCGCTTGTCTGTAATTTAATTTTTTACTTTTTCTTTTACTACCGGTATAAAAAAGACCGGCAGGTAAAGGAGCAGAAAATTATTGCCGGTACTGCATCGGCACAGTTTGATGCGTTGAAGAATCAATTAGATCCACATTTTTTGTTTAATAGTCTTAATGTTCTCACCAGTTTAATTGAAGAAAATCCGCAGCAGGCACAAAAGTTTACCACCTCGCTTTCTAAAGTATATCGTTATGTATTAGAACAAAAGAATAAGGAGCTTATTTCGCTTGAAGAAGAACTTGCATTTGCTAAAACCTATATGACCTTGCTTAAGATGCGATACGAAGATAGTATTGTGTTTACTATGCCACAACACGTTATAAATCCTGATGCTAAAGTAGTGCCACTGGCTTTACAGCTGCTACTAGAAAACGCCGTTAAACACAATGTTGTTAGTGACCAGCATAAACTACATATTACTATTAAAGAAGTAGGTAACTATCTCATAGTAAAAAATAATCTTCAGCCTAAAAAAATAATGTCAAAGAGCAGTGGTGTAGGACTTATAAATATTAAACAGCGCTATGCGTTATTGACATCACGAACTGTTCAAATTAACACTACTGAAACAGCGTTTATAATTGAAATACCCACACTCACTCACCAATTAAAACAACCGGTTATGAATACAGAATATTACCTCTCAGAAAAGAAATACGCGATGGCTAAAGAACACGTAGAAAAGTTAAAGGGCTTCTATATAAACTTTGGTCTGTACTGTTTAATTATACCCATATTAATAGTGTTAAACCTATACAGTGGCTCATTTCCCTGGGCTATTTTCCCGGCATTGGGCTGGGGGTTAGGGGTATTCTTTCATGGTGCAGATGTTTTTAACTGGAATTTTCTATTAGGTAAAAGCTGGGAAGACCGAAAAATTAAACAGTTGATGGATCAACAAAAAAGAAAGTAA
- a CDS encoding 2TM domain-containing protein → MENFDKENRYLQAKEQVAEIKKFYGSLMSYVLVIGALAALNYYTNNLRYPWFLWAALGWGVGLLFQAAKAFNWNPIVNKDWENRKIREFMEREEKSQSNMGRWE, encoded by the coding sequence ATGGAAAATTTTGACAAAGAAAACAGATACTTGCAAGCTAAAGAACAAGTAGCAGAAATCAAGAAATTTTACGGTAGCCTTATGAGTTATGTGCTTGTAATAGGGGCTTTAGCAGCACTTAATTATTATACAAACAATCTTAGGTACCCCTGGTTTCTTTGGGCAGCTTTAGGATGGGGAGTAGGTTTATTGTTTCAAGCAGCTAAAGCATTTAACTGGAACCCTATTGTAAATAAAGATTGGGAAAACCGAAAGATAAGGGAGTTTATGGAGCGTGAAGAAAAGTCACAATCTAATATGGGCCGTTGGGAATAA